CGCATGAAACCGTTCACTGGACCGCTCCTTCCCACCGTGTCAACCGCGACCTCAGCCGCTACGGCAAGGACCGTAGCGAGCGCGCGCGCGAGGAACTGATCGCGGAACTCGGGAGTTGCTTCCTGTGCGCGGACCTCGGCATCGTGCCCGAACTCGAACCGCGCCCGGATCACGCGAGCTACCTCGCGTCCTGGATGGAGGTCATGTCAAACGAGAAGCGCTTCATCTTCGCGGCGGCCGCGCATGCGCAACGCGCTGTTGCCTATCTGCACGGCCTTCAACCGAAGGCGTTCGAGGTCGGGGAGGCTGCATGATGAGCAGACAGCGTGGCGATCGTCCAGTCCACAACCCTCGCTCCTATGGCCGCGCACGGCATCATCGATCCGATGCCAGACTATGCGGTCTTCGCAGACACCGGCTGAAGGCCGACCGTCGTTTACGATCACCTCGCCTCGCTGACATCGCCGAATGTATTGCCCTTTCCTGTCTGCATCGTATCGGCGGGGCGACATTCGCGAGAATCTGATCAGCGCCGCTCGCGGCCAGCGCGGGGCATCCATCCCCGTGCGTGCCGTGAACCGGCCTCGCCCTTGCGGTTCTCGCCGGGGTTCTCCTCCCGTAAATGTCGTGACCCGATACGCGGCCTTACCGAAACTTCCTTCGGGGGCGCGTTCCGGCGCTAACGGGTCGTCGCTCTATCGAGCGAACGTCGCTCCCATCCGCAGTCTCGTTTGATAGGCCGCGCCCTGACGCCTGATGGAGAAGCGGCGCGGTCGTTCATTTTCAGTCGAGGTCTCGACCAGCGGGGCTTGAAACGTTGTGAGGTGTCCGCTGTTGGTTAAATGCGCGTCCGTCGCCCTGGCCCCGAAGGTCGCTGTCGTGTCACCCGGCCGTTTCATCAGTCTCGCCCACGGCGTCCTCGATTTGGCATGTCTGACCGAAGGCCGTCGTCGCTTTGCTCCGCCTCGCTCTTATCCCCGCAACATCCGGCCACGACTTTCTTCCCCTGGCCGCTGCGCGTCCATTCCTCGCGGAAATCAAGAAAGTTGTGGCTTGGCTGCCCTCTACTGCGTGCCGGCCCCTGCGGGGTGCGGGTCGATCGCCTCCGGTCTGTAGCCAGCCATCGAGGCTGCGGTGGGCGCGGCCCGGAAAACTGAAAAGGACACGACAATGGCAACCATCGGCACCTTCACTTCGAACGGCAACGGCTTCACCGGCACCGTCCGCACGCTCGCTCTCAACGCCAAGGCCAAGCTGGTCCGCGTCGAGACCCCCTCCGAAAAGGGTCCGCACTTCCGCATCTTCGCCGGCAATGTCGAGCTGGGCGCGGCCTGGCAGAAGACCGCCAAGGACACCGAGCGGGACTATCTCTCGGTCAAGCTGGACGACCCGAGCTTCCCGGCCCCGATCTACGCCACCCTGATCGAGGTGGAAGGCCAGGAGGGCCTCCAGCTCATCTGGTCCCGACCGAACCGGGACTAAGGGGCCTCCACGGCAACGGCCCCGCCGAAAGGCGGGGCCGTTTCTGCATCGACGTCTCTTCTCACGCGGGTGATCAATCGCGCGTTCAGCGCGCTGCGGCCCGGCGGCTCCGTGCCCGGCTCCGGCATATGCGGTTTGTCCCCGGCGTAGCGACGGCAGATGTTCTAGGCATACCCATCAGATGTCTACCCCTCGTTGTCTTGCCATTGCGCTTCACCTCGCCCAAGCCGGATGATGCGCGAGCTGCGACGGTCGGTCGCGAATTCAACATGGCACAGACTTGGTCGAAATTGCCGAAGGCGCTGTCGGATCCCAACGATGGAGCGGTAGTCCGGCGTCGTGACCGACACTGCGCCCGTATGTTCTTCAATCTCGATGCGACCCGGC
The Bradyrhizobium sp. PSBB068 DNA segment above includes these coding regions:
- a CDS encoding DUF736 domain-containing protein, translating into MATIGTFTSNGNGFTGTVRTLALNAKAKLVRVETPSEKGPHFRIFAGNVELGAAWQKTAKDTERDYLSVKLDDPSFPAPIYATLIEVEGQEGLQLIWSRPNRD